The nucleotide window GCCGCTCTTTAGCTAAGACAACCTCAATAAGCCTGCCTTTATTTACATGAGTGCTCTTCTCTGGATCTATTTCTGCATACAACGGTATTTCAACTTCGTACAATTTTTGTTCAGGTGTACAAATCCCTTTGAaggaaattgattttttttctattttaatgtcTGGCTTTTCGCATTCcacattaaaagttaaaaacacAATGGCATTTCTCTGTGCCCATGAAACTGAAGGCGGAGTTGCAATTGATTCTACACTCATTGTGGTTAAATAGGTTAAATACCTATTGTTATTACGTTAAGCAATTGATACCTTTTAATTTCACGCCTGCCCTAATTCAATTAGATATAGTAAAATACTACCAACAAATTACTGGGAGCAATGCGCCAAACGCCGACAAAGTTACAAATTGTAAAGTATTATGTTAAGTATATACTCTGTGCAATATGACGCTGTCAATTTGCTCTTTGTTGTAAGTAGGCATGGACTGTAGAGGTAAGGAGAAGTATCTTGTGTATAAAAAGTGTCCCCAAAATGAATGTATTTTAGATGATGCTGCTGGACCTTATGTGGAAATTTCCGTACCAAGTATTTACGCGTTTGATTCTTTGGGGAAAACGGAATTAGAGATAGAAAGAGATATCCGcctcaaatttataaattctaaataaacatataaatttataggtacctaataaatatcttatagcTAATAGTGCTATTCTACCAATTTATGGATACGAAATAAAATACCGGCGTTTAGAATCGTCTAAAgtgtttttaacatttctagAATAAGCTTCACCTGCGTAATACTCGGtttgtgagaaatattattttatactatttttataataaaagattgaaggattttaaattatttatataaaatgtttatcttCAAAAACTACAGGAACACTGTAATGGGTGTTGTTGTTTTTCATTCTCTATTACTACTTTTATTATGAATGGATATTCACAAAAACCTTTTcaataaacacaatttataataacaaatttaactggcgtaaataaaatgttacaaacatattattacCTATGGTTACAAAGTAAGTAAAATCCTGACTATTCAATATAAtggtaaattgtaaaaatatcaattatatattagacAATAGAGCAGAATGTCATgtgaataataatttcaatttgttaagaaatatcgttgtttaaaaaattataatatcaatatttgtctTGGGACATATTAAAATACCTATACTGGATGTAGGTAAACTTTTATGTCAGTTTCGGAACCTAAGAGCAAAGCAAGTCTTAGGTTTGCCAACATAtcaaagatatattaaaaataatttttactatagGCTCAAATTATGccagttaatgtaaaaatatttttaggtaatGAATATAACGAAGTGTTTTAAGTTTTGGGATGTCTACCACTTTTGTGTCACTTAAAGATTAAGCACGAGGCAGTCCCGTGCATCGACCCTTCTAGGAAAGTGTCATTTGTCTTGTTTAAGAGTCTGTGAGGAATTGCACAAAATAGTACAGATGGTTGTCATTGAAAAAGTAAGTAAAGCCTACGGAATGAGTGAGTAGCATTGTTGTTAACAAGAAAAATTCTGAGGAATTAAGAATAGGTATGTCTAGATCCTAggaatctaaataa belongs to Nymphalis io chromosome 2, ilAglIoxx1.1, whole genome shotgun sequence and includes:
- the LOC126780007 gene encoding uncharacterized protein CG16817-like codes for the protein MSVESIATPPSVSWAQRNAIVFLTFNVECEKPDIKIEKKSISFKGICTPEQKLYEVEIPLYAEIDPEKSTHVNKGRLIEVVLAKERPDETYWPSLTSDKKKHHWLRVDFNRWQDEDESGTELDENYDMFSNKIGDFGDEYENDDSSSIEEEDLPDVE